A single genomic interval of uncultured Sphaerochaeta sp. harbors:
- a CDS encoding tripartite tricarboxylate transporter permease: MLVEVLTSVFNIQIFLFIILGVFTGICIGALPGLTATMGVALVLPLTFGLEAVPGILLLIGVYVGAIYGGSISGILLRTPGTPAAAATAIDGYEFSKRGESGRAMGISTISSFIGGVVSVLALWLISPQLAKLALRFSAPEFFLLAVFGLSIIASISGNSLAKGVLCGALGVSLSFIGIDGITGFPRFTFNNINLLSGMSFIPVMIGLFAMSQAFNTVEGIFTPDQVTQKISHVWPSKSDWKIILKYAPISGLIGTFIGIVPGAGAEIGAFVSYSQAKRMSNRPELFGTGIPEAIAAPEGGNNGVTGGALIPMLTMGVPGDAVAAIMIGALTVQGLQPGPLLFTEHTTLVYSIFLGMFVANVAMVVLGLSSLKLFVKVLSIPKSILTPMIFILCVVGSYAINTNFFDVGVMLFFGILGYFMQKADISVSPAVLGLILGPMAESNFRRALLMSEGTYGIFFTSPIAWVFVILTLFTLLGPKIGEILKKKNQTA, from the coding sequence ATGTTAGTAGAAGTATTGACCTCTGTTTTCAATATTCAAATTTTTCTTTTCATTATTCTTGGGGTATTCACCGGAATCTGTATTGGTGCGCTCCCTGGATTGACTGCAACCATGGGCGTCGCACTGGTTCTCCCACTCACATTTGGCTTGGAAGCTGTTCCAGGCATCCTTCTTTTAATTGGTGTGTATGTAGGAGCAATTTATGGAGGATCCATTTCTGGTATTCTTCTCAGGACCCCTGGTACTCCAGCAGCAGCCGCTACCGCGATTGATGGATATGAATTCTCCAAACGAGGGGAAAGTGGAAGGGCAATGGGGATTTCCACAATTTCATCATTTATTGGTGGTGTTGTCAGTGTTCTTGCACTATGGCTGATCTCCCCCCAGTTAGCTAAACTTGCACTCCGCTTCAGTGCACCGGAGTTCTTTCTCTTAGCTGTATTTGGGCTGTCCATAATCGCATCAATCTCTGGAAACAGTCTTGCTAAGGGTGTGCTCTGCGGAGCTCTTGGTGTCAGTTTATCATTTATTGGAATTGATGGAATCACCGGCTTCCCTCGCTTTACGTTCAACAATATCAACCTACTGAGTGGAATGTCTTTCATTCCAGTGATGATTGGCTTGTTTGCGATGAGCCAAGCATTTAATACAGTTGAAGGAATATTCACCCCTGATCAGGTGACCCAAAAGATTTCTCATGTTTGGCCTAGTAAAAGCGATTGGAAAATCATCTTGAAATATGCTCCTATATCTGGTTTGATTGGAACCTTTATTGGTATTGTCCCAGGTGCTGGTGCTGAAATCGGGGCTTTTGTCTCATACAGCCAGGCAAAGCGCATGAGTAATCGTCCTGAGCTTTTTGGAACTGGTATCCCTGAGGCTATTGCTGCCCCAGAGGGAGGAAACAATGGGGTTACCGGTGGAGCTCTTATACCGATGCTAACCATGGGTGTCCCAGGTGATGCTGTTGCAGCTATCATGATAGGAGCCCTCACTGTACAAGGCTTGCAGCCGGGCCCCCTTTTGTTTACAGAACATACTACTCTGGTGTATTCGATTTTTCTTGGCATGTTCGTAGCAAATGTGGCAATGGTTGTTTTGGGTCTCTCCAGCTTGAAGCTGTTTGTGAAAGTTCTTTCTATTCCAAAATCAATCCTAACACCTATGATTTTTATTCTCTGTGTTGTTGGGTCATATGCTATCAATACAAATTTCTTCGATGTTGGAGTCATGCTATTCTTCGGAATTCTTGGATATTTTATGCAGAAAGCAGATATCTCAGTTTCCCCTGCTGTTCTGGGATTAATTCTGGGCCCTATGGCAGAGTCTAATTTCAGAAGGGCTTTGCTAATGAGTGAAGGCACCTATGGTATTTTCTTTACCAGTCCCATTGCATGGGTATTTGTCATCCTTACACTCTTCACACTATTGGGACCAAAGATTGGGGAAATACTGAAAAAGAAAAATCAAACAGCATAG
- a CDS encoding DUF4032 domain-containing protein — protein MIQNKDKETYMDNHDIQKRQSIEYMIKNSDMFLDADYERLASHIEGHRYFLGKNLSMPITWDEATFSWMSNIYQPISQVMENWATQLSFPGRRKADLFFEICDHQYFLSLQQQKEVDVYNAALDYDVQFGKTIGRIIAKILSSNNAA, from the coding sequence ATGATACAGAACAAGGACAAGGAGACCTATATGGATAACCACGATATACAGAAAAGACAAAGCATTGAGTACATGATCAAGAACTCTGACATGTTCCTGGACGCAGACTATGAACGTCTCGCTTCACACATTGAGGGACACCGCTACTTCCTTGGAAAGAACCTTTCCATGCCAATTACCTGGGATGAGGCAACCTTTTCCTGGATGAGTAATATCTACCAGCCAATCAGCCAAGTAATGGAAAACTGGGCAACCCAGCTGAGTTTCCCCGGTAGAAGGAAAGCAGACCTCTTCTTCGAGATTTGTGACCATCAGTACTTCCTGAGTCTGCAACAGCAGAAGGAAGTCGATGTGTACAATGCTGCGCTGGACTACGACGTACAGTTTGGCAAGACCATCGGAAGGATCATTGCAAAGATTCTCTCTTCCAACAATGCGGCATAA
- a CDS encoding superoxide dismutase, whose amino-acid sequence MFKQVELSYGFDALEPHIDELTMVTHYTKHHAGYTKNLNAAVEKDPSLKDRSIEDILKNLDSISDEKLRTAVRNNGGGYANHNLYFSILSPSAAHAPKGSLLDRIKKDFGSLDALKETLNSQAAGRFGSGWAFLVAHSDGSLEVVNAPNQDTPLMDKKGGVPILGIDVWEHAYYLKYKNLRADYLNAIWNVLDWAKVEEDYLKLLS is encoded by the coding sequence ATGTTTAAGCAAGTTGAACTTTCCTACGGTTTTGATGCGTTGGAACCGCATATCGATGAATTAACCATGGTGACCCACTACACGAAACACCATGCTGGATATACAAAGAATCTTAATGCTGCGGTAGAGAAGGATCCAAGCCTGAAAGATCGCTCCATTGAAGACATACTCAAGAACCTCGATTCTATCTCCGACGAGAAGCTCAGAACCGCTGTGAGAAATAATGGGGGAGGTTATGCAAATCATAATCTCTATTTCTCAATTCTCAGTCCATCTGCCGCTCATGCGCCTAAAGGGTCATTACTCGATAGAATCAAGAAAGATTTTGGAAGCCTTGATGCTTTAAAAGAAACACTGAACAGTCAGGCAGCAGGAAGATTTGGTTCAGGCTGGGCATTTCTTGTTGCACATTCTGACGGATCCCTGGAAGTGGTAAATGCCCCGAACCAGGATACACCCTTGATGGACAAGAAGGGTGGGGTGCCCATTCTTGGTATCGATGTTTGGGAGCATGCATACTACTTGAAATACAAGAATCTTAGGGCAGACTACCTGAACGCAATTTGGAATGTCCTTGATTGGGCAAAGGTAGAAGAAGACTACCTGAAACTCCTTTCATAG